The following is a genomic window from Acipenser ruthenus chromosome 19, fAciRut3.2 maternal haplotype, whole genome shotgun sequence.
tttatttcaatattttgaTACTTGGATGGAAACATCAATGTTCCATCTCCTGTTCTGAACCCAATATGGATGGAGGTTGGTATTGACTGGTGGTAAAAGATAGCCATCCTCTAGACAtatgcaaaaatactgtactgtacatacaggaAATGGGTGTTAGTACTTATGGAAAGACTTCTCCAGTCCAGAGAGATTAGTCTAAGCATGTTTAGATTTGGACAACATTTGGATTAGGGCTTGCTATTCTTAACTTGCTTTGTAGTTGAAAATGTGGTCATTATTCAGCTATTTGATTAGCAGCACAGCCAGCAAAGtgattaattgtttgattatctGAAACCACAGGGGGTTAATATTTTTGGGCATCACTGTATATTCAGTAATTGAGTGTATAGATCTAGATACCAAGAGACAGATTAGGCATACAAATTGATAGATCCACAGGCAAGACAACATCAATAAAAGTAACATTGACAGATAAACATATATAAGGAATAGATGTAGAGAAATGGATGAGAAAGAGTTAACATATGTATAAAGAGGACAGATCATTACACATAATCAACGAATCATCTTAACTAATGTCTAGCCAGCACAGCTGAATGCACTACACACAAGCAGCCAGGTTTCTGCTAGAGGGTTGTGTTTAATACCCTGGAAATGTTGCTTTGCTCTTTATATGTTAACGGGCCGTTAATATAAACTCCAGGCATTGCTTTCTCTATTTAGCATGTAGTAATCGTGCAAATAGGTCAGCACTGCTATTGGGGGGCCCATGAGAACGCACAGCCACACCAAGCAGTTCCCATAGTTACCACTGAAGAAACGGCCCAGCAACAAAGTCATTTTGGCCtggaaaatacatacaaataaagaCTACGTTAGACTAAATAGAGACTGCATAAATAGAGAGTGTTTACATGCAAGAACAAATCATTGTCATGCTGTCATGTTATTTTAGAGACTGGATTTCTTAATTATGTTAATGcagcattatttaatttaaaggatgAAATTAACTCATTTACACATGTAATCTTATAAACTGGCTttggatataataataataataataatgattattattttggTAACTCATGAGGTAATAGAAAAGACTACCTTACCTGTAGAACAACTGTCGCAAAGATCCAGAAACGGAACATCTCCAGTGGAATGGCAATGACATACTGAGGAGACAAGACCAGTTTAGACCAGCATCAAGAGCTAGTTCTTTTCTACTATAATGCACACATTCTGACAGAGAATACTATAGGGTTAGGGTTGCTCCTCAACATTCTAATTGGAAATTCATACACCTAGATTGCTGTATTTTTAATTGGTTGGTACCAGATAATATACGACTGTGCACTTGATTTGTTCTGCTGGTAGTTTTTACACAGCTGTTGTGAATAAAACTGAACACGTATTCGCTTGTAGGTGAATCAGAAGCAGCCTTGATTCGATATAGAATACAAGCAAGCTTTTTGGTTTTACTGTATTACAGCCAATGGTTGTACTTGAATACTTC
Proteins encoded in this region:
- the LOC131698767 gene encoding diacylglycerol O-acyltransferase 1-like, yielding MYLECRNSDNLNRFWTTLNLPFHKWSLRHVYRPLLLQGFPQWQAQVIVYMMSAALCEYVIAIPLEMFRFWIFATVVLQAKMTLLLGRFFSGNYGNCLVWLCVLMGPPIAVLTYLHDYYMLNRESNAWSLY